The following proteins are co-located in the Microvirga ossetica genome:
- a CDS encoding TRAP transporter large permease subunit: MTMATESIAVGEIEDMPTGLKSGSAFLKPIEMIASVILVVIIGLLLMGVTSRYVLSLPIVWIDEAAAFCFLWLAMLGAVIAIDRNEHLRLTLFLNMFPERLRGFFGALGPLLVAVFLIGMLWPASEYVIEESYITSAALNIPMSWRVAALPVGIGLMALLALRETLRAAKPSEIGAAAVVIAGAGALLWLVSPSLPALGHINILIFLVGLVAFFLAIGVPIAFCFGLGALTFLTFTSSVPTMVMIGRIDEGMSSLILLSVPIFVLLGCILDATGMGRAIVEFLASLIGHVRAGMSYVLLGSLFLVSGISGSKVSDMATVAPALFPEMKRRGHKPKEMIALLATGAAMADTVPPSIVLIVLGSVAGVSIAGLFTSGFVIAMVLLVGLALLARWKARGEVMDGIRRAPLRAVGKALAVAAPALVLPFLIRSAVGGGVATATEVSTIAVLYAMIIGMVLYGGIRPGKIYDMLVETAALSGAILIILGTASAMAWALTQTGFAFKMAALVTDLPGGWVTYMLVTIAVFMVLGCVLEGLPAIVLMAPIMFPIAKSVGINDIHYSMVVVTAMNVGLMAPPIGIGFYIACKIGNVSPDEAMGAIWPYIGALFVGLLVIAMIPALSIAYL; the protein is encoded by the coding sequence ATGACCATGGCAACTGAGAGCATCGCCGTCGGCGAAATCGAGGACATGCCGACCGGCCTCAAGAGCGGGTCGGCTTTCCTCAAGCCCATCGAGATGATCGCCTCCGTGATTCTTGTGGTGATCATCGGCCTGCTCCTGATGGGCGTGACCTCGCGCTATGTGCTGTCGCTCCCCATCGTCTGGATCGATGAGGCGGCGGCCTTTTGCTTCCTCTGGCTCGCCATGCTCGGCGCGGTCATCGCCATCGACCGCAACGAGCACCTTCGGCTGACCCTGTTCCTGAACATGTTTCCGGAGAGGCTGCGCGGCTTCTTCGGTGCGTTGGGGCCGCTGCTCGTTGCGGTCTTTCTCATCGGCATGCTGTGGCCCGCCAGCGAGTACGTGATCGAGGAATCCTACATCACCTCGGCGGCGCTCAACATTCCCATGAGCTGGCGCGTGGCCGCCCTCCCGGTCGGCATCGGCCTGATGGCGCTGCTGGCACTCAGGGAAACGCTGCGCGCCGCCAAGCCTTCCGAAATCGGCGCAGCGGCGGTCGTGATCGCAGGCGCCGGCGCGCTGCTGTGGCTCGTCTCCCCGTCTCTGCCCGCGCTCGGCCACATCAACATCCTCATCTTCCTCGTCGGCTTGGTCGCGTTCTTCCTCGCCATCGGCGTTCCGATTGCCTTCTGCTTCGGCCTCGGCGCGCTCACCTTCCTGACCTTTACCAGCTCCGTGCCGACCATGGTGATGATCGGGCGCATCGACGAGGGCATGTCGAGCCTCATCCTCCTGTCGGTTCCGATCTTCGTGCTCCTGGGCTGCATTCTCGATGCCACCGGCATGGGAAGAGCCATCGTCGAGTTCCTCGCATCACTGATCGGGCACGTGAGGGCCGGCATGTCCTATGTGCTGCTCGGCTCGCTCTTTCTCGTCTCCGGCATTTCCGGCTCCAAGGTGTCGGACATGGCCACCGTCGCACCGGCGCTGTTTCCGGAGATGAAGCGGCGCGGCCACAAGCCGAAGGAGATGATCGCGCTCCTCGCCACCGGTGCCGCCATGGCCGATACGGTGCCGCCCTCCATCGTGCTGATCGTTCTCGGCTCGGTCGCGGGCGTCTCCATCGCTGGACTGTTCACGAGCGGCTTCGTCATCGCCATGGTGCTGCTCGTCGGCCTCGCCCTTCTTGCGCGCTGGAAGGCGCGCGGCGAGGTGATGGACGGCATCCGGCGGGCTCCCCTGCGAGCCGTCGGCAAGGCGCTGGCAGTCGCGGCCCCGGCGCTCGTGCTGCCCTTCCTGATCCGGAGCGCGGTCGGCGGCGGTGTCGCGACGGCAACGGAGGTGTCGACCATCGCCGTGCTCTACGCGATGATCATCGGCATGGTGCTCTATGGCGGCATCCGCCCCGGCAAGATCTACGACATGCTCGTCGAGACGGCGGCTCTCTCGGGCGCGATCCTGATCATCCTCGGCACGGCCTCGGCCATGGCCTGGGCGCTGACGCAGACCGGCTTCGCCTTCAAGATGGCCGCGCTGGTCACCGACCTGCCCGGCGGCTGGGTCACCTACATGCTGGTGACGATCGCCGTCTTCATGGTGCTCGGCTGCGTCCTCGAGGGGTTGCCGGCCATCGTGCTGATGGCGCCGATCATGTTCCCGATCGCCAAGAGCGTCGGCATCAACGACATCCATTATTCCATGGTCGTCGTGACCGCCATGAATGTGGGCCTGATGGCCCCGCCCATCGGCATCGGGTTCTATATCGCCTGCAAGATCGGCAACGTCTCGCCGGACGAAGCCATGGGCGCGATCTGGCCCTATATCGGCGCGCTCTTCGTCGGCCTTCTCGTCATCGCGATGATCCCGGCGCTGTCGATCGCCTATCTCTGA
- a CDS encoding LacI family DNA-binding transcriptional regulator — translation MARRTDKTLQRVDRRPTMADVAKSAGVSQATVSLVMNGVGDVRISASTRLRVLAAADELGYRIGRRVVSGSSLRSIIMLLDEVSTNPLAAADILGAREVAWQNECILTVITTRGDPAIEEAALDLLLAQPTAGVIYAATATRQVNPPERLRAIPTVLLNCRTADGRMPAVLPGHADGARTATEALLEAGHRRIAFINGEAYMLASRERLRGYREALAAWSVPFDATLVRPGNWLLSDAFDQTRSLMALDVPPTAIFCASDRMALGAYEALRELGMRIPEDVSVVGYDDDSFARYLPPPLTTVLVPHEEMGRWAVEHLLSLTEASAPGKKHRPVMLECPLVERNSIGTIRG, via the coding sequence ATGGCGCGCCGGACGGATAAAACGCTGCAGCGGGTGGACAGGCGCCCGACCATGGCGGATGTGGCGAAATCGGCAGGCGTCTCGCAGGCAACCGTCTCCCTTGTCATGAACGGCGTCGGGGATGTCCGCATATCCGCGTCCACACGGCTTCGCGTGCTCGCCGCGGCGGACGAGCTCGGTTACCGCATCGGCAGGCGTGTCGTCTCGGGCAGCTCGCTGCGCTCGATCATCATGCTGCTCGACGAAGTGTCGACGAATCCTCTCGCTGCGGCCGACATCCTCGGAGCGCGCGAGGTTGCCTGGCAGAACGAGTGCATCCTCACAGTCATCACCACGCGAGGAGACCCGGCGATCGAGGAGGCTGCGCTCGACCTTTTGCTCGCTCAGCCCACGGCCGGGGTCATCTATGCGGCGACTGCGACGCGGCAGGTCAATCCGCCCGAGCGCCTGCGCGCCATTCCGACGGTTCTGCTGAACTGCCGCACGGCGGACGGCCGAATGCCTGCCGTGCTGCCGGGCCATGCCGACGGGGCACGTACGGCGACCGAGGCGCTGCTGGAGGCAGGGCACCGTCGCATCGCCTTCATCAACGGCGAGGCGTATATGCTGGCGTCACGCGAGCGCTTACGCGGCTATCGCGAGGCCCTTGCGGCATGGAGCGTGCCCTTCGACGCGACGCTGGTCAGGCCGGGCAACTGGCTGCTCAGCGATGCCTTCGATCAGACGCGGTCGCTCATGGCGCTCGATGTGCCGCCGACGGCGATCTTCTGTGCGAGCGACCGCATGGCGCTCGGCGCCTATGAGGCTCTCAGGGAACTCGGCATGCGCATCCCCGAGGATGTCTCGGTCGTTGGGTATGACGACGATTCCTTCGCGCGCTATCTGCCGCCGCCCCTCACCACGGTTCTCGTGCCGCACGAGGAAATGGGCCGCTGGGCGGTCGAGCATCTGCTGTCGCTCACCGAGGCAAGCGCTCCCGGGAAGAAGCATAGGCCCGTCATGCTGGAATGCCCGCTCGTGGAGCGCAACTCCATTGGGACGATCCGGGGCTGA
- a CDS encoding ABC transporter substrate-binding protein: MTEDLKPISPAALRPDLTRRGFVGAAIAAGAIGASGGPAFAQAAKTIEWWDQFAPLVPLHQKIWEEFSAKNPGVKIAYTQMNPADMMQALQLAFRSKRAPDIHSILTSDLSVTNQLAKAGWFSPLDAGFNADTPFLKEALLEGMTVFNGKAYSFPIFSFRQHETSLWWTKPFMEQAGIDPAAGPKTWDEMRKVAQAMTKGRTYGLILPLQFTNRMANHVLDLAQVAGAPGRFDWRTGAYPFGSEPFVQAVEFLLSFQRDGSLHPASSSLDARQGRARWAAGEAGMFLDGPWNSGVVKGSFAQVLDTLGAASIPLPSTGQPAFTYHTPPSGEFWISSQCEDPAIATKILQLFTTDAYYVGLAERMDQPPLDLSAVDRANVHPTYKTVVEGFKKVVRLAPEPLIKNPNVAQVYAEMKPVTPGVGEIVQGAMGGAVSNVKATLQQYADKLTAERDRAIKVVKDKGVQVSLDDWVFPNWKQGEDYTASHYKA; this comes from the coding sequence ATGACCGAAGACCTGAAGCCAATTTCACCGGCCGCTCTCAGGCCGGACCTCACCCGCCGCGGGTTCGTCGGCGCAGCTATTGCTGCCGGAGCCATCGGCGCCTCAGGGGGTCCCGCCTTCGCGCAGGCCGCCAAGACCATCGAGTGGTGGGACCAGTTCGCTCCGCTCGTGCCTCTGCATCAAAAGATCTGGGAGGAGTTCTCCGCCAAGAACCCGGGCGTGAAAATCGCCTACACCCAGATGAACCCGGCGGACATGATGCAGGCCCTGCAGCTTGCCTTCCGCAGCAAGCGCGCGCCCGACATCCACTCCATCCTCACCTCCGATCTGAGCGTCACCAACCAGCTTGCGAAGGCCGGATGGTTCTCCCCGCTCGACGCCGGCTTCAACGCGGATACGCCGTTTCTAAAGGAGGCCCTGCTGGAAGGCATGACCGTCTTCAACGGCAAGGCCTACAGCTTCCCCATCTTCAGCTTCCGCCAGCACGAGACCAGCCTGTGGTGGACGAAGCCCTTCATGGAGCAGGCCGGCATCGATCCCGCAGCCGGCCCGAAGACCTGGGACGAGATGCGCAAGGTCGCTCAGGCCATGACCAAGGGACGGACATACGGCCTCATCCTGCCGCTGCAATTCACCAACCGCATGGCGAACCACGTGCTCGACCTGGCACAGGTCGCCGGCGCACCCGGGCGCTTCGATTGGCGGACCGGTGCCTATCCCTTCGGCTCGGAGCCGTTCGTCCAGGCGGTCGAGTTTCTTCTCTCCTTCCAGCGCGACGGCAGCCTTCATCCGGCCTCGTCTTCCCTTGACGCCCGGCAGGGCCGCGCCCGGTGGGCTGCTGGAGAAGCCGGCATGTTCCTCGACGGCCCGTGGAACAGCGGCGTGGTCAAAGGCAGCTTCGCCCAGGTGCTCGATACGCTGGGCGCCGCCTCGATCCCGCTGCCTTCGACAGGCCAGCCGGCTTTCACCTATCATACGCCGCCGAGCGGCGAGTTCTGGATCTCGAGCCAGTGCGAGGATCCGGCAATCGCCACCAAGATCCTGCAGCTGTTCACGACCGACGCCTATTACGTCGGCCTTGCCGAGCGCATGGATCAGCCGCCGCTCGACCTGAGCGCGGTCGATCGCGCCAATGTGCACCCGACCTACAAGACGGTGGTCGAAGGCTTCAAGAAGGTCGTTCGCCTCGCGCCGGAGCCGCTGATCAAGAACCCGAACGTGGCCCAGGTCTATGCCGAGATGAAGCCGGTGACGCCGGGCGTCGGCGAGATTGTCCAGGGTGCCATGGGCGGTGCCGTTTCGAACGTGAAAGCGACCTTGCAGCAATATGCCGACAAGCTCACGGCGGAACGGGACCGCGCCATCAAGGTGGTCAAGGACAAGGGTGTGCAGGTCAGCCTCGACGACTGGGTTTTCCCCAATTGGAAGCAGGGGGAAGACTATACGGCCAGCCACTACAAAGCCTGA
- a CDS encoding carbohydrate ABC transporter permease has product MAFGHAAAPASAGARKGDGSARDIARTLWQSRWLYLFLLPTVILYSAYTIWPILASIRYSLLDWNGFDSDGVFIGFANYSELASDPQFWNAFANTLMFLVLAVPLRVGLALVLAVALNDPRLPFVRIMRTALFLPVVTTGAIVGVVMRFVLDPTGGPINVALLDSGLLDRPVNFLGQASLALYSAVAIWVWKWLGVTLIYWLAALQTIPKDLYEAASIDGAGRVEQFRYVTIPLLVPFLIIITLLTAVEATNVFDLLLTLTGGGPFYATEVIDIFVYRQAFAANIPRLGYASAAALFFGACIVLLAALQMIVRWHLRRRAGEAR; this is encoded by the coding sequence ATGGCCTTTGGACACGCAGCAGCCCCGGCTTCGGCCGGGGCTCGGAAAGGCGACGGATCCGCCAGGGATATTGCCAGAACCCTTTGGCAGAGCCGCTGGCTCTATCTCTTTCTCCTGCCGACCGTCATTCTCTATTCCGCCTATACGATCTGGCCGATCCTCGCGAGCATCCGCTATTCGCTTCTCGACTGGAACGGCTTCGACAGCGACGGCGTCTTCATCGGCTTTGCCAATTACAGCGAACTCGCAAGCGATCCGCAGTTCTGGAATGCTTTTGCCAACACGCTGATGTTTCTCGTTCTCGCGGTGCCCCTGCGCGTCGGGCTGGCACTGGTGCTGGCCGTCGCGTTGAACGATCCGCGCCTGCCCTTCGTCAGGATCATGCGCACGGCGCTGTTTCTCCCCGTCGTGACCACGGGCGCCATCGTCGGCGTCGTGATGCGGTTCGTGCTCGATCCGACCGGCGGGCCGATCAACGTGGCGCTTCTCGACTCGGGACTTCTCGACCGTCCGGTGAATTTTCTCGGGCAGGCAAGCCTCGCGCTCTACAGCGCGGTTGCGATTTGGGTGTGGAAGTGGCTCGGCGTCACCCTCATCTACTGGCTCGCCGCCCTGCAGACCATTCCGAAGGATCTCTATGAAGCGGCCAGCATCGACGGCGCCGGGCGTGTCGAGCAGTTTCGCTATGTGACGATACCACTGCTCGTGCCGTTCCTGATCATCATCACGCTGCTCACCGCGGTCGAGGCCACAAACGTGTTCGATCTCCTGCTCACCCTTACCGGCGGCGGCCCGTTCTACGCCACCGAGGTGATCGACATCTTCGTCTATCGGCAGGCCTTTGCAGCGAATATCCCGCGCCTGGGATACGCCTCCGCTGCGGCTCTGTTCTTCGGCGCCTGCATCGTTCTCCTGGCCGCTTTGCAGATGATCGTCAGATGGCACCTGCGCCGCCGGGCGGGAGAAGCGCGATGA
- a CDS encoding carbohydrate ABC transporter permease → MIASERRSVRLRWGAILTAALLALLCLLWVYPFLWLLSASLKEPLEIFSKGLNLIPDKAQWENYVRAWSTAGFAHYMLNTILVTVGTVVLVVLHCALSGYVLGRYDFYGRRLIIGILGATFVIPAGMTIIPIVDLTQDLGLLGSRWGIILALAGSGQAAGILLYAGYFQRVPKELEEAALIDGASFFTVFFKIMLPLAGPVTATVSVLTFLFAWNSFLIPLVFTFGSPELRTLAVGMLAFVGTNETDWPGMAAAATLSLLPVVTLFFFAQRYLVEGFAGAVKT, encoded by the coding sequence ATGATCGCTTCGGAACGGAGGTCTGTGCGCTTGCGCTGGGGCGCCATCCTGACCGCCGCGCTTTTGGCCCTGCTCTGCCTGCTCTGGGTCTATCCATTCCTCTGGCTGCTCTCGGCCTCGCTCAAGGAACCGCTCGAGATCTTCAGCAAGGGGCTGAACCTGATCCCGGACAAGGCGCAGTGGGAAAACTATGTGCGCGCCTGGTCCACGGCAGGGTTCGCGCATTACATGCTCAACACCATCCTGGTGACGGTCGGCACGGTCGTGCTCGTCGTGCTTCATTGCGCCCTGTCCGGCTACGTCCTTGGCCGCTACGATTTCTACGGCCGGCGTCTTATCATCGGCATTCTCGGCGCGACCTTCGTCATTCCGGCCGGAATGACGATCATCCCCATCGTCGATCTGACGCAGGATCTCGGTCTGCTCGGCAGCCGCTGGGGCATCATCCTGGCCCTTGCGGGCAGTGGCCAGGCGGCCGGCATCCTGCTCTATGCCGGCTATTTCCAGCGCGTCCCGAAGGAACTGGAAGAAGCTGCCCTGATCGATGGAGCAAGCTTCTTCACGGTGTTCTTCAAGATCATGCTGCCGCTCGCAGGTCCCGTCACGGCAACGGTATCGGTGCTCACATTCCTGTTCGCCTGGAACAGCTTCCTCATCCCGCTCGTGTTCACCTTCGGCTCGCCGGAACTGCGGACCCTGGCAGTGGGAATGCTGGCCTTCGTCGGCACGAACGAGACCGACTGGCCCGGCATGGCTGCGGCAGCTACGCTGTCCCTTCTGCCGGTGGTGACGCTTTTCTTCTTCGCTCAACGCTATCTCGTCGAGGGCTTCGCCGGCGCGGTGAAGACCTGA
- a CDS encoding sulfatase, producing the protein MMTQPNILWICTDQQRWDTLGCYGNSFVRTPNLDRLAARGILFEQAFCQSPVCTPSRASILTGRYPRTTRTRQNGQDIPEDEVLVTKLLADAGYICGLSGKLHLSACHPTVTPGMERRIDDGYAEFHWSHHPAIAYSKQKTNHNWPTNEYNLWLLEQGAAYDPKPFGGSGHVEIGPSAEHHHTTWCARKAVTFIEANAGGKRPWLFSVNFYDPHHPFDPPLEYLQPYLDRLDEIPVPAYVPGELDGKPAYQTIDHEKAYGGNAGYPFDKMKDKDHRLVTAAYWAMCDLIDDQVGRMIDSLERTGQIDNTIVIFMSDHGEMLGDHGIYLKGPYFYEPAVHVPLIIAGPKNLLRQGECIDSLTELTDIAPTLLDAAGIERHPGMQGRSLWPLISSHDVSPDPRGTRNDVYCEYYNAMPWHKGPAPQATMVRTERYKLVAFHGEPLGELYDLEADPTETINLWNDETHAPVKLDMLQKLCDRMAWTVDPLPLRRSPW; encoded by the coding sequence ATGATGACACAACCCAACATCCTGTGGATCTGCACCGACCAGCAGCGCTGGGACACGCTGGGCTGCTACGGCAATTCCTTCGTGCGCACGCCGAATCTGGACCGTCTTGCGGCCCGCGGCATCCTGTTCGAGCAGGCCTTCTGCCAGAGTCCCGTCTGCACCCCGAGTCGCGCCAGCATCCTGACAGGCCGCTATCCCCGCACGACGCGCACGCGCCAGAACGGGCAGGACATTCCCGAGGACGAAGTGCTCGTCACGAAGCTTCTCGCAGATGCCGGCTATATCTGCGGCCTGTCGGGAAAGCTGCATCTGTCCGCCTGCCATCCCACCGTGACACCCGGCATGGAACGGCGCATCGATGACGGCTATGCGGAGTTCCACTGGTCGCACCATCCGGCCATCGCCTATTCGAAGCAGAAGACGAACCACAACTGGCCGACCAACGAGTACAATCTCTGGCTGCTGGAACAGGGCGCCGCCTACGATCCCAAGCCCTTCGGCGGTTCTGGACATGTGGAGATCGGGCCGTCGGCGGAGCATCACCACACCACTTGGTGCGCGCGCAAGGCCGTGACCTTCATCGAGGCCAATGCCGGCGGAAAGCGCCCCTGGCTCTTTTCCGTCAATTTCTACGACCCGCATCACCCCTTCGACCCGCCGCTCGAATATCTGCAGCCTTATCTCGATCGGCTCGACGAAATTCCGGTGCCCGCCTATGTGCCGGGCGAGCTTGACGGGAAGCCGGCCTATCAGACTATCGATCACGAGAAGGCTTATGGCGGCAACGCCGGCTACCCGTTCGACAAGATGAAGGATAAGGATCACAGGCTCGTCACCGCCGCCTATTGGGCCATGTGCGACCTGATCGACGACCAAGTCGGACGAATGATCGACTCGCTCGAGCGCACGGGCCAGATCGACAATACGATCGTGATCTTCATGTCCGATCACGGCGAGATGCTGGGAGATCACGGCATCTACCTGAAGGGTCCCTATTTCTACGAACCCGCGGTCCACGTCCCGCTCATCATCGCCGGGCCGAAGAACCTCCTTCGGCAAGGCGAGTGCATCGATTCGCTCACCGAACTGACCGACATCGCGCCCACGCTCCTGGATGCGGCAGGCATCGAACGCCATCCCGGCATGCAGGGCCGCTCCCTCTGGCCACTGATCTCGAGCCACGATGTCTCGCCGGATCCGCGCGGGACACGAAACGACGTCTATTGCGAGTACTACAACGCCATGCCCTGGCACAAAGGACCCGCGCCGCAGGCGACGATGGTCAGGACGGAGCGGTACAAGCTCGTCGCGTTCCACGGCGAGCCGCTCGGGGAGCTTTACGATCTGGAAGCGGATCCCACGGAGACGATCAATCTCTGGAACGACGAAACTCATGCGCCGGTGAAGCTCGACATGCTGCAGAAGCTTTGCGACCGGATGGCCTGGACGGTCGACCCCCTGCCCCTGCGCCGCTCACCCTGGTAG